The genomic window ACTTCATCGAGCAGAACAAGGACAAGATCCAGGAGGTCCTCAAGAGCGAACAGGCCGAGGACATCAGCGACAAGGTGCTCGACGGCATCGGCGAAGCGGTCAAGAAGATCACGCCCGACGAGCATGACGGCATGATCGACGACGTCAAGGGCAACATCGACAAGTCGATCGGCAACC from Agromyces sp. LHK192 includes these protein-coding regions:
- a CDS encoding Rv0909 family putative TA system antitoxin, whose amino-acid sequence is MAGIDDLAKQAGDFIEQNKDKIQEVLKSEQAEDISDKVLDGIGEAVKKITPDEHDGMIDDVKGNIDKSIGNQ